From Triticum urartu cultivar G1812 chromosome 2, Tu2.1, whole genome shotgun sequence, a single genomic window includes:
- the LOC125534886 gene encoding TPD1 protein homolog 1A-like: MASFSALCALVTLLAAAGSVSIASASVADAGSLSLNSSLLAPAAPPPSSVLPRKVLRPAGVGADVPHRVSLGCAGADDIAIEQGPGTTLPSGIPSYTVEIINRCSGAGRAACAISGIRVRCGWFSSVTLVDPSKFRRVAPNDCLVNDGKPLLADDTISFEYANSFEYKLSVAKATCVHPPADTSD, encoded by the exons CGCGGCCGGCTCCGTCTCCATCGCATCCGCCTCCGTCGCCGACGCAGGTAGCTTGTCCCTCAATTCTTCGCTGCTCGCACCGGCGGCTCCTCCGCCAAGCTCCGTCCTTCCCCGCAAGGTGCTCCGCCCTGCAG GCGTGGGCGCCGACGTGCCGCACCGCGTGAGCCTAGGCTGCGCCGGCGCGGACGACATCGCCATCGAGCAGGGCCCGGGGACGACGCTGCCCAGCGGGATCCCGTCCTACACGGTGGAAATAATCAACCGGTGCTCCGGCGCAGGCCGCGCCGCCTGCGCCATCTCTGGCATCCGCGTGCGCTGCGGCTGGTTCAGCTCTGTCACCCTCGTCGACCCCAGCAAGTTCCGCCGGGTGGCGCCCAACGACTGCCTCGTCAACGACGGCAAGCCGCTCTTGGCTGACGACACCATCTCGTTCGAGTACGCCAACTCGTTCGAATACAAGCTCTCCGTCGCCAAGGCCACCTGCGTCCACCCGCCCGCCGACACCTCCGACTAG